The following are from one region of the Candidatus Trichorickettsia mobilis genome:
- a CDS encoding FAD-dependent monooxygenase, translated as MSHIFQEFDSNIVILGSGFSGMLTALSLARAGFSTIILESMACDDSKFLHDVRTTALTAESKYFLIQLGLWSLIDKIASPILDVYVVDNKSPKMLHFAQDLINIEALGYIVKNSEFKKILLETIQNNPLITLIDKCSDYNIHSQESGNNIYLADGTFISCQLLILCNGRGSKIHASYFSTEISKHYLQNALTFNVWHQQLHEGTAVEHFLPSGPFAILPLKGGNHSSIVWTLPKNYAALLQNLPADEFEYMVQRNFGDFLGALKIDSEIANFPLRAYLSKKYYHNRIALVADSAHIIHPLAGQGLNQGIKDIQVLTDLINSKNIDQEMLAEYQELRQTDNKLMYLITDNINRIFSNNVPSLKFLRRAALLAAEHISFVKVELLKYAMGRR; from the coding sequence ATGTCGCATATATTTCAAGAATTTGATAGCAATATAGTAATCCTAGGCAGTGGGTTTAGTGGAATGTTGACTGCACTATCACTGGCTAGAGCTGGCTTTTCTACTATTATTCTTGAGAGCATGGCTTGTGATGATAGTAAATTCTTACATGACGTGCGAACCACAGCTTTAACTGCTGAATCTAAATATTTTTTAATACAATTAGGCTTATGGTCATTGATAGATAAGATAGCAAGCCCAATCTTAGACGTTTATGTAGTAGACAATAAATCACCAAAAATGCTGCATTTTGCTCAAGATTTAATAAATATAGAAGCTCTAGGATATATCGTTAAAAACTCTGAGTTTAAAAAAATATTGCTAGAAACAATACAAAATAATCCACTAATAACTTTAATTGATAAATGTAGTGACTATAATATTCACAGCCAAGAATCAGGCAATAACATATATTTAGCTGATGGTACTTTTATAAGTTGCCAGCTATTAATATTATGTAATGGCAGAGGATCAAAAATACATGCTTCTTATTTTTCAACAGAAATCTCCAAGCATTATTTACAAAACGCTCTCACTTTTAACGTATGGCATCAACAGTTGCATGAAGGCACTGCAGTTGAACATTTTTTGCCTTCAGGACCTTTTGCCATATTACCATTGAAAGGAGGAAACCATTCTTCAATAGTATGGACCTTACCTAAAAACTATGCTGCTTTATTACAAAATCTTCCTGCTGACGAATTTGAATATATGGTACAAAGAAATTTCGGTGACTTTTTGGGAGCATTAAAAATAGATAGTGAAATAGCTAATTTTCCTTTGCGTGCTTACCTGTCAAAAAAATATTATCATAATCGTATAGCACTTGTAGCTGATAGTGCTCATATTATTCATCCATTAGCAGGACAGGGATTGAACCAAGGAATTAAGGATATACAAGTATTAACCGATCTAATTAACTCTAAAAATATTGATCAAGAAATGTTAGCTGAATACCAAGAACTAAGACAAACTGATAATAAACTAATGTATTTAATTACCGATAATATTAATCGTATTTTTTCTAATAATGTACCATCGCTTAAATTTTTAAGACGTGCCGCACTACTGGCAGCAGAGCATATATCGTTTGTTAAAGTAGAATTATTAAAATATGCAATGGGTAGAAGGTAA
- a CDS encoding ABC transporter substrate-binding protein yields the protein MEQHINNKAAGIITQIIDHKLQLFSININHLYLLLISIILAYVNPVFAKPNKPQTVIAITEIVQHSALEEAKVGIIDILKESGYIEGENLKIIQQNAQGSIANASLIAKNFIHLNPDAIVAISTPSAQSVLNVAKNTKIPIIFSTVTDPVAAGLVHDLSIAEDRITGSMDYPPIPEVVALIKALMPNIKTLGILYNTGEANSVKTAGLLKAAVDNQWQIIESTTPNSAQVSQALYRLVGKVDAVYLPSDNTVFASMPTIVQIARKHKLPLFANEPTGVKQGVLACIGYTQYAVGRTAGKLLLKMLDGETKLKVEKPEQTEIFINKTSAEIIGITIPEKMLGHKVQIVE from the coding sequence ATGGAACAGCATATTAATAATAAAGCAGCAGGTATCATCACCCAAATAATTGACCACAAGTTACAGTTATTCTCCATTAATATTAACCACCTGTATCTATTACTTATCTCAATAATTTTAGCCTACGTCAACCCAGTATTCGCCAAACCTAACAAACCTCAAACGGTAATTGCAATCACTGAAATTGTCCAGCATTCTGCGCTTGAAGAAGCTAAAGTTGGAATTATAGATATTTTAAAAGAATCTGGATATATTGAGGGAGAAAATTTAAAAATAATTCAACAAAATGCTCAAGGCAGTATTGCTAATGCGAGCTTAATTGCTAAAAACTTTATTCACCTTAATCCAGATGCAATTGTTGCTATTTCTACTCCTTCAGCACAGTCTGTACTAAATGTAGCCAAAAATACAAAAATTCCGATTATATTTTCTACAGTTACAGATCCAGTGGCTGCAGGACTGGTTCATGATTTATCAATAGCAGAAGATCGTATTACCGGATCCATGGATTATCCACCAATCCCAGAAGTCGTGGCACTAATCAAAGCGCTAATGCCTAATATCAAAACTCTTGGTATTTTATATAATACTGGGGAGGCTAATTCGGTCAAGACGGCAGGATTGCTGAAAGCTGCTGTAGATAATCAATGGCAAATTATTGAATCGACTACTCCTAATTCAGCTCAAGTAAGCCAGGCCTTATATCGGCTTGTAGGTAAGGTTGACGCAGTATATCTTCCTTCAGATAATACTGTATTTGCTAGTATGCCTACAATAGTACAAATTGCTCGCAAGCATAAACTGCCGCTTTTTGCTAATGAGCCTACTGGAGTTAAGCAAGGAGTATTAGCTTGTATTGGTTATACTCAATATGCTGTTGGCAGGACAGCAGGAAAACTTTTATTAAAAATGTTAGACGGAGAGACCAAGCTTAAAGTTGAAAAACCGGAACAAACTGAAATTTTTATTAACAAAACCTCTGCAGAGATTATAGGTATTACTATACCTGAAAAGATGTTGGGGCATAAAGTTCAGATAGTAGAGTAA